Proteins from one Syngnathus scovelli strain Florida chromosome 9, RoL_Ssco_1.2, whole genome shotgun sequence genomic window:
- the erp44 gene encoding endoplasmic reticulum resident protein 44, translating to MKLSIILTSLCNCISCVILLVMGLSTPGQAEITSLDSANIDDVLNNAAVSLVNFYADWCRFSQMLHPIFEEASNIMREEFPDMKQVVFARVDCDQHSDIAQRYRISKYPTLKLFRNGMMMKREYRGQRSVAAIADFIRQQQVDPVIEIHSEEELKSVDRSKRNIIGYFDNKDSDKYRAFEKVANILRDDCVFSAAFGPMSESERFNGDSVIFKPVGDNIPDMAYIGNLDNFDLTYAWVQDKCVPLVREITFENGEELTEEGIPFLILFHLKDDNESLEKFQQEVTRQLFSEKGSINFLHADCDKFRHPLLHIQKTPADCPVIAIDSFRHMYVFPDYKDLSVPGKLKQFILDLHSGKLHREFHHGPDPTDSAPGQEEIASSPPKSSFKKLAPSGSRYTILTRDRDEL from the exons ATGAAACTATCAATAATATTAACCTCCCTCTGTAACTGCATCAGTTGCGTCATACTACTG GTGATGGGCCTTAGTACTCCCGGACAAGCAGAGATCACCAGTTTGGACTCCGCCAACATTGATGACGTTTTAA ACAATGCTGCTGTTTCCTTAGTGAACTTTTATGCTGACTG GTGCAGATTTAGCCAGATGCTCCATCCCATCTTTGAGGAGGCGTCGAACATCATGCGGGAGGAGTTCCCGGATATGAAGCAGGTGGTGTTTGCACGAGTTGACTGCGACCAGCATT CCGACATAGCCCAGCGCTACCGCATCAGCAAGTACCCCACGCTGAAGCTGTTCCGCAACGGCATGATGATGAAGCGAGAGTACAGGGGTCAGAGGTCAGTGGCGGCCATCGCCGACTTCATCCGCCAGCAGCAGGTTGACCCCGTGATAGAGATCCACTCGGAGGAGGAGCTGAAATCTGTCGAT AGAAGCAAAAGGAACATCATCGGGTACTTTGACAACAAAGATTCGGACAAATACCGCGCCTTTGAAAAAGTCGCCAACATCCTCCGAGATGACTGCGTCTTCTCAGCTGCATTCGG GCCCATGTCCGAGTCGGAGCGCTTCAACGGGGACAGCGTCATCTTCAAGCCGGTCGGGGACAACATCCCCGACATGGCCTACATCGGCAACCTGGACAACTTTGACCTGACCTACGCTTGGGTTCAGGACAAGTGTGTTCCTCTGGTCAGGGAGATCACCTTTGAAAACGGAGAG GAGCTCACCGAAGAGGGCATCCCTTTCCTGATCCTGTTCCATCTCAAAGACGACAACGAGAGCTTAGAGAAGTTCCAGCAGGAAGTGACTCGTCAACTCTTTAGCGAGAAAG GGTCCATCAACTTCCTGCACGCCGACTGCGACAAGTTCCGGCATCCTCTCCTACATATCCAGAAGACTCCCGCCGACTGTCCCGTAATTGCCATCGACTCGTTCAGGCACATGTACGTGTTCCCGGACTACAAAGACCTCAG TGTTCCCGGCAAACTGAAACAGTTCATCTTGGACCTGCACTCCGGAAAACTACATCGAGAGTTCCACCACGGTCCCGATCCCACGGACAGCGCGCCTGGACAG GAGGAGATTGCCAGCAGCCCCCCGAAGAGCTCCTTCAAAAAACTGGCACCCAGCGGGTCTCGCTACACCATCCTAACACGGGACCGCGATGAGCTGTGA